The window AGGTCTTGCATTCGATGAGCGAGGGACCCTGCCCCTTGCGCGCGCGTTCTACGGCCATTGTTACGGCTTCGTACACGGCAAGCACATCGTTGCCGTCAATGACGACGCCGGGCATGTCGTATCCGGCGGCACGGTCGGCAATGTCGGTGATGGCCATGGATTTGCTCTGCGGGCAGGAGATGCCGTAGCCGTTGTTTTCATTGATAAAGATGACGGGGAGCTTCCAGGCGCTGGCCATGTTCAGCGATTCCTGCGTGGTGCCCTGGTTGGACGCGCCATCGCCGAAAAAGCAGGCGCACACGCCCTTGGTGTCTTTGTACTGGCAGCTGAAGGCCGCGCCCACGGCCAGAGGCCCACCGCCGCCCACTATGCCGTTGGCGCCAAGAATGCCGATGTTGAAATCGGCAATGTGCATGGAGCCACCCTTGCCCTTGCAGTAACCGGTGGAGCGGCCATAGATTTCGGCCATCATGAGCTTGAGGTCGCCGCCCTTGGCAATACAATGCCCGTGGCCACGGTGGGTGCTGGTGATCATGTCCGTCTGCTTCAGCGCGGCGCACGCGCCAGTGGCAACGGCTTCTTCACCAAGGTAGAGGTGAACGAATCCGGGTATTTTGCCAGCTGCAAAAAACTTTTGCAGCTCGCTTTCAAAAAGGCGGATCTTGGTCATGGTGCTGAACATTTCCAGCAGAACCTTTTTGTCGGGATGTTTCATGGTACTCTCCTCAGATTGCTGATTGTGGTGCCGACTCAGTCAATATCTACCGACACGGTCAGGGCCGCGCAGGCCAACACGATGTCGCTGCAACCGGGGCTGAAGCAGGCAACTTCGAGGCCCGGAGTGCGCAAGCCGCCCGTAACGACCTCAATGCTCTTTTCCCCGATGGGAATGGCGGCAAGCACTGCCTCCTTGTCCACCAGATCAGGCTCGGGCACGGCAATGCGCGCATGCACATGCACACCCTGAAAAGATCCGCGCCCGAGTATCTCCACCAGGCCGCACAAACAACTGCGCGAAATGGCGTCCTTAACCGCGCGGTATGCGGCCTTGGTCATGTTTGCGCCGTGCAGATCTGCCCCGGTGCCCAGTTCAACAACGTAACGTTGCAGCATTGGATTCCTCCGCTGGTCAGCCCAGCATGCGCACGGGCTGTTCGAGCATGTCCGCAAGGGTGCGCAGGAAGCTCATGGCCGGGCCGCCATCGGTGACCATGTGGTTGAAGGTGAGGGAAAGAGTCATCATCTTGCGCACGCAGACCTGACATTCAAAAACGCCCGGCTTTTCCACCACGCGACCAACGCCGAGGATGCCTGTCTCCGGCGGGTTGAGAATGGGGGTGAAGCCGTCCACGCCAAGTATGCTCACATTGGAAATGGTAAAGGTGCCGCCGGAAATTTCGTCCATGGAAAGACCGCCCTTGCGGGCGCGGCTGGCAGCGTCGCGCACCTTGGCCTTGAGTTCTTCAAGGCTGTAGGTGTCCGCATTCTTGACGTTGGGAACAATGAGGCCCGTATCGAGCGAAACGGCGATGCCAAGATTCACATGTTTGTGCATGTGGACGCCGTCTGCCTGCAGGGTGGTGTTCATGACGGGGTGCTGCCTGAGTGCGCGGCACACGGCAAAAGCGATGATGTCGTTGAACGAGAGGCGGTATTCCGGGTCTTTTTTGTTGCGGGCCAGCATGGTATCGCGCAGGGCAACCATTTCGGTAACGTCGGCTTCCACAAAAACGGTCAGTTGCGCCGCGTTTTGCAGGCTGGCCTGCATGTTGTCCGCTATAAGCTTGCGCAGGCCGTCCATGGGGATGACTTCGTCCGCATCAGCATCAGGGGCGGAGCATGGTTGCGCCGGGGCTACGCTGGCCGGAGCAGGGGCTTTTGCGGCGGCTTCGTGGGCGGCGCGAACATCCTTTTCCGTAACAATGCCATCGCGTCCTGTGCCCGTTACCGTTGCCAGATCAACGCCCAGCTCTTTGGCGACCTTGCGGGCCGCAGGCATGGCGCGAACCTCTCCTTGCGCCGTGCTGGCCTGTGTTGCCGATCCCTGGATTTTGGCCCCGGAAGGTGCAGGAGCGGCAGGGCTGGCCACCGCATCAGCGCTTTGCGAGGCAGGTGCGGCCACAGCTTCGCCCGATTCGCCGATGATGCCGATAACCTGCATGACCGGAACAACCTCGCCCTGCGGGCTGACAATCTGCAAAAGAACGCCGCCTGCCGGAGACTCGACCACGTTGGTGATCTTGTCTGTTTCCACTTCCAGCAGGGGTTGCCCCACTGCCACCGCACCGCCTTCGGCCACAAGCCAGCGCGCAATCTTGCCTGTTTTCATGGTGAGGCCCCATTTGGGCATCTGCACTTCGTAGGCCATCCGCTACCTCCTTGCGCCGATGTGGCGCACGCGTTTATGCCTACTTGATTGCAACTCTGATACCACTTTATAACAGGTAATAATCAATGAATAATTTATAAAATACTTTATCTGTGTATTTGATAGTGTTCCAAAATCGAACAGAACGCTGTTCTGTAAGACCAGTTATGATACACTACAATATATAAAAAATTCATGGAGTTGTTTTTTTGGACATAATATGAATGTAGCCATGCGCAAAGAGCTATTCCATTTTTTCACGGACGATGCTATTGCTTAAAACAAAGCTGCGGGGTCGCATTATTCAGAAGTGGGGCAAATGGCCTTTTGGGTGTGGAAAGGCCAGCGAACCGGCATGCTTGTTGAAAGGGCGTGCGCGTCCGGGAGATAAGTCATGTATGTTCTGCAAAGAAATGGCGATGTCTTTGAAATGCGGCAGGAACCTCTGATGGCGGAAGGCGTCAACCGCTCGGGGTTTTTGTTCAACAGCTATAGCGGCGCACCAAGAGCGAACCGGCGGGAAACGTGGGAATCCTTTATAAGAACCGGCAGGATTGTTGACGACAGCCTGCCCCGGCCCATTGCGGCTTCGTGGATGCGCTGCCGCGATCTGGGGGTGGATCCGATGCTGCCCAAATGCGCGGAATTTACGCCCATGAGCCAGATCAACGCACAGGCCGAGATATACGCGGAGCTGGCGGCTGGCGTGGAACGTCAGGTGTATGAGCAGATCAAGGAAAAAGGCCTGCTCATGACGGTCTCCGAGGCCAATGGCCGGTTGCTGCGCACCTGCGGCAACAAGGATGTATTGCTTCAGGCAGACCAGCTTTACTTTGGCCCTGGCGCTGTGTGGTCTGAAAGAAGCGTGGGCACCAACGCCATAAGTCTGGCCCTTTCTGACGGCATGCCCGCGCAGGTTATGGGCGAGGAGCATTTTTGCAGCAGCCATCAGGCATGGGGCTGTTCTGCCGCGCCCATTTTCACGCCCTTTGGGCAACTGTGGGGCTGTTTTGACATTTCCGGGCCAACCAGCGCCGATCACCGTCAGGCATTGTGGCTGGCTGTTGGCGCGGCCCGCGAAATTGAGCGCCTTCTGCTCAACGCCTCGCTGAGCAGTATGGAGAACAAATCACGCACGCTGCTCAGCACGCTCTTCAGTTCCATGCCCATTGGTGTGCTGATGGTGGATGAGAGCGGCATCATCACCTATGCCAATGCACAGGCGGAGCGCCTGCTCGGCTTTAGCGGCGATGTGCGCGGCGGGCGCGCCGAGGCATTTTTTGACTACACCCTGTACGCGCGTCAGCAGGCGGAAAAGGGCGGCCAGCCCGAGGGGGTTCCCCTGCGCTGTCTGACCAATTCCTCACTTACAGCCTGTGCCATGCCCTTCATGACGGGCAGGTCAGAAGCGCGCTACACCCTTGTGACCCTTCAGGCCGGAGTGGAGGCCCGCCCCGCGCCGATTGCCCCTGTGCCGCATGTTCCGCGCCGCGAAGGCACGCGCCCCTTTGGCGATATTGTTTACCGCAGCGAAAAAATGTCCCGCACGGTGGAGCAGGCGCGGCATATGGCCAAAAGCCCTGCGGCGGTTTTGTTGCTGGGCGAAACGGGCAAGGAACTGTTTGCACAGGCCATCCACAAGGCCAGCCGATGTTCCGATGGGCCGTTTGTGGCCGTAAACTGTGGGGCTTTGCCGCGCGAGCTTATCCAGAGCGAACTTTTTGGCTACGAGCGGGGGGCTTTTACCGGAGCTGTGGAAAAGGGGCGTCCCGGCAAGTTTGAACTGGCCGACAAGGGAACCCTGTTTCTGGATGAAATTTCTGAAATGCCGCTGGAAATGCAGGTCAACCTGCTGCGGCCTCTGGAAGACCGCTGCGTCACAAGGGTGGGCGGCAAGCAGTCCAGGATGGTCGATTTCCGGCTGGTCACGGCCACCAACCGCAATCTTGATGAACTGATGGCTTCGGGCGCGTTTCGTGAAGATCTGTTTTACCGCATCCATGTGCTCGCGCTGGAAATTCCCCCTTTGCGCGAACGCAGGGAAGATATCGCTGTTATTGCGGAATATCATTGCAAACGCCTGTGCCGTACCTACGGGCATCCTTTTGGCGGGTTTTCTGCCGAGGCTTTGCGCGTGATGGAAGATTACGACTGGCCCGGCAATGTGCGTCAGCTTGTGCACAGCGTGGAATTTGCCGTCAACATGGCACAGGGCGGCTGTATTTTGCCCGCACATCTGCCAGCGCATTTGCAGTCCTGCGCTGGTGGAGCCGATGCAGCCAGCGGGCAAGCGGATGGGCAAGCCGTGGCGGCCCTGCCCGGAATGACCGATTTTAACCTGGACAATCAGGAGGCCAAGGTCATCCGCTGCGCATTGAAGCATTATAACGGCAACATGCTTCAGGCCGCCAAGGCGCTGGGCATCGGCCGCAACACCCTGTACGCCAAACTGCGCAAGATTGTTCCCGAGGGTTAACTTCATGATATTGCCAGACTGCCACAATCCGGCCTGCTCTTAACCTGAGCCCCATTTATGGGGCATACGGTCTGGAGCAGGCCTTTTTTATGGCATCTGTGTTCGCTCTGGCCTGCGTTTTACCTCCTCGCGGCCTGTTTTTTCTCTGTTCCACTTCCGCTCACGATAACTTTGCCTTGTTCCACTTCAGAACACTGCCTGCGGCTCCGGTATACCTGTCTGCATGTGCAATTTTTCTCGATTGAGCAGGGCCAAGGTCTGCCGGACATGTCCGCTCATCCGCTGCTGGCGCGGATTTTACGGCATGACCTGTGCAATGATGGGTGTATTCGGATTCAACATCTAACAAGCGAGGCAGTTATGGCGGAAACCATGCAGGCGGCAGTTTGGCACGGCAAAAAAGACATCCGCGTTGAGACTGTACCCGTTCCCTCCGCTCCGGCTCCCGGTTGGGTTCAGGTCAAGGTTGATTGGTGCGGCATCTGTGGCTCGGATCTGCACGAATACCTGGCTGGCCCCATATTCATTCCCACAGAGGCCCCGCATCCGCTTACGGGCAAGCAGGGGAGCGTCATTCTCGGGCACGAGTTCAGCGGCAAGGTTGTGGTGGTGGGCAGCGGCGTTACCAATGTCAAGGTTGGCGACATGGTTGCGCCAGATGCCTGCCAGCACTGCGGCAAGTGTCAGCCTTGCCGCGAAGGGCGCTACAATGTTTGCGAAAAGCTTGCCTTTACGGGCCTGCACAATGACGGCGCATTCGCCCCTTATGTGAATGTGCCTGCGGAATTGTGCTTTATCATGCCCGATGGTGTTTCGCCCGAGGCCGGAGCAGTCATGGAACCCCTGGCCACGGGCTTTAAGGCCGTGCGTATGGCGGGCAGCATCCTGGGCCTCAATGTGGTGGTGCTTGGCGCGGGAACCATCGGCCTTGGCACCATTATGGCTGCCAAAGCCGCTGGGGCGGGCAAGATCATCGTGCTTGAAATGTCCCGTGCGCGCATTGCCAAGGCAATGGAATGCGGTGCGGACATTGTGGTGACCCCCAAGGAATGCGACCCGGTTGCAAAGGTGAAGGAACTGACCGGCGGCTCCGGGGCTGATGTTTCCTTTGAATGCATTGGCAACAAGCACACCGGCCCGCTGGCCATCGATGTGCTGCGCAACACCGGAACGGCCATTATTGTGGGTATTTTTGAAGAACCCAGTTCCTTCAACTTTTTCAGCCTCAGCGGCACGGACAAAAAGGTCATGGGCACGCTGGCCTACACCATTGAGGATTTCAAGGGCCTTGCCGCGCTTATGTCCAAGGGCGTCATCAAGGCGGAAAACCTGATTACCGGCAAGATAGAGCTGAAGGACATTATGGAAAAGGGCTTTCTTGAGCTGATCAACAACAAGGATGAGAACATCAAGATTCTTGTGCGTCCCTGACGCGCTTGGCAGCGTGCTTGAGGGATGATCCTGCTGTTTTGCCACAGTTCTTTGTGCGCGGGGCAGGACTAAAAGAGGGGTTGCGGAATGGTCCGGAACCCCTCGGTTAATTTGCAGACAGTGCAAGAATGGAACAGAGCAGCTTTTAGAGCAAGAGTGATCAGCCGTAAAAAGTTTCTTGTTTCAAACTGGGGGGAGGAAAAATTTTTAAAAAATAATCTATTTAAATAAAAAGATATTTTTGATAGTAAGCGTTATCAACGGGGAAAGTATATTCCGCCGCCCCGTCAGAAGACCAATCAGTTAACGTTATGAACCTGAAGTAATGTGCGAATTCCCGCAACAACAAAAAGGACAGAAAGTTCCACTTAACCCTGTCGGAGCATTCATGGTTTTTTATTCGTGCGGTTATTGGGCACGTTTTTGTCCTGCTTTATTTCAGGTTTTCCTTCTGTTCCTGTTTACATTAAGTATACCGGTTCATATCAATGCAGCGAGCGCTGACAGTTTTAAAACCAATGAATACTGGAACAGCACAGGGTTGAATTTTATTCACGCTGCCGATGCATACGCCCTGGGATATACCGGGGCAGGCATCACGCTGGGCATGATTGACACTTCCGTACGCGGCGACCACCCGGAACTGGCTGGCAAAGTCATAATGATGGCCTTGCCGCTCGATAAGACCACGGGTCAGACATACGTGCCAAACTGGGCATATGATACGCATGGCAGCCATGTGGCGGGCATTATGGCAGCCATGCGCAATGGTGTTGGCATGCACGGTGTGGCTTTTGACGCCAACCTCGTTTCGGCGGTCACACTTGGGACAGCGTCGGGGAGCAACGAGAATCTTGTTCCGCCTGATTTGTTGAGCCTCTTTGCTGCGTATCCGGATATTCGCGTCATCAACAACAGTTGGGGCACGGATTTTTACCCCTCGCTTGACCCTGCCAAAGACATTCCCGCAGATGTTATATCTGGCCAGGATGGTGATATCAAAGCACTCCGCAAGCTCAGTGACGATTATGGCAAGGTCGTTGTGTTTGCCGCTGGCAACAACACCATGATAGCCCCCAGTGTTGAGGGCATGATGCCGCGTTATGCGCCGGATCTGACAGGCTGGATCAGCGTGGTTTCCCTTAATATAGCCGGGATCACTACAGCGCCGGGCGGAACACGCACCATTGGCCCGTCTGGGGTCAGTTATTTCAGTAATCTGGGAAGCAAAGCCTATCTTTGGACCGTTGCGGCTCCCGGCAGCGATATCAATTCGCTCAATGCCACCACCAACGGCTATATGCTGGACAGCGGCACCAGCATGGCAGCGCCCTATGTGAGCGGCACCGTGGGGCTGGTGGCGCAGGCTTTTCCCTGGATGACCGGCAAACAGCTGGCTGATGCTGTATTGACCACAGCGGATAATACTTTTGTAGCGCCAACGCACCTTGTTCAATATACTGTTGATAAAGATGGTAATCCCAATAAGGTTATTATTGCTGTTATAGATCACAGTGTTCCTGCTCCGAATGATGTGACAATCAAACAGTGGATTGAACAAGTTTATCAAGGCGCAACGGCAGATGCTTTGAAAGCGCTGGTTGATCAGGGCAAGAAAGCAGTGAACGACCTGACAAAGGAAGACGTGTTTGGTCAGGGGCTGCTGGACGCGGGCAAGGCCGTGCGCGGCATCGCCCGGCTGGATGCCAACCGCATGTCAGCTTCGGATGTGGTGACATTGTCTGAACTGGGCCCTGGCAATTATGCGCTTGAAACGTTTAACACCAAGGGCTACTTCGCAGAATTCAGCAATGACATCACCCAACGCCAGTGGAATGATGCCTACCATCATGCCAGTTTTCTGGCCGGGGCGGACGCCACGGCCCTGCGTGGCAAGAATGTGGGCTTGCGCAA of the Desulfovibrio desulfuricans DSM 642 genome contains:
- a CDS encoding thiamine pyrophosphate-dependent dehydrogenase E1 component subunit alpha, which encodes MKHPDKKVLLEMFSTMTKIRLFESELQKFFAAGKIPGFVHLYLGEEAVATGACAALKQTDMITSTHRGHGHCIAKGGDLKLMMAEIYGRSTGYCKGKGGSMHIADFNIGILGANGIVGGGGPLAVGAAFSCQYKDTKGVCACFFGDGASNQGTTQESLNMASAWKLPVIFINENNGYGISCPQSKSMAITDIADRAAGYDMPGVVIDGNDVLAVYEAVTMAVERARKGQGPSLIECKTYRWRGHFEGDACVYRSEKELEEWKAKDPIPRFAKKLVETGTVTQAELDAITVSVTAEIEAAVKFAEDSPFPKPEDLLEDVYA
- a CDS encoding Lin0512 family protein; amino-acid sequence: MLQRYVVELGTGADLHGANMTKAAYRAVKDAISRSCLCGLVEILGRGSFQGVHVHARIAVPEPDLVDKEAVLAAIPIGEKSIEVVTGGLRTPGLEVACFSPGCSDIVLACAALTVSVDID
- a CDS encoding dihydrolipoamide acetyltransferase family protein; amino-acid sequence: MAYEVQMPKWGLTMKTGKIARWLVAEGGAVAVGQPLLEVETDKITNVVESPAGGVLLQIVSPQGEVVPVMQVIGIIGESGEAVAAPASQSADAVASPAAPAPSGAKIQGSATQASTAQGEVRAMPAARKVAKELGVDLATVTGTGRDGIVTEKDVRAAHEAAAKAPAPASVAPAQPCSAPDADADEVIPMDGLRKLIADNMQASLQNAAQLTVFVEADVTEMVALRDTMLARNKKDPEYRLSFNDIIAFAVCRALRQHPVMNTTLQADGVHMHKHVNLGIAVSLDTGLIVPNVKNADTYSLEELKAKVRDAASRARKGGLSMDEISGGTFTISNVSILGVDGFTPILNPPETGILGVGRVVEKPGVFECQVCVRKMMTLSLTFNHMVTDGGPAMSFLRTLADMLEQPVRMLG
- a CDS encoding sigma-54-dependent Fis family transcriptional regulator: MYVLQRNGDVFEMRQEPLMAEGVNRSGFLFNSYSGAPRANRRETWESFIRTGRIVDDSLPRPIAASWMRCRDLGVDPMLPKCAEFTPMSQINAQAEIYAELAAGVERQVYEQIKEKGLLMTVSEANGRLLRTCGNKDVLLQADQLYFGPGAVWSERSVGTNAISLALSDGMPAQVMGEEHFCSSHQAWGCSAAPIFTPFGQLWGCFDISGPTSADHRQALWLAVGAAREIERLLLNASLSSMENKSRTLLSTLFSSMPIGVLMVDESGIITYANAQAERLLGFSGDVRGGRAEAFFDYTLYARQQAEKGGQPEGVPLRCLTNSSLTACAMPFMTGRSEARYTLVTLQAGVEARPAPIAPVPHVPRREGTRPFGDIVYRSEKMSRTVEQARHMAKSPAAVLLLGETGKELFAQAIHKASRCSDGPFVAVNCGALPRELIQSELFGYERGAFTGAVEKGRPGKFELADKGTLFLDEISEMPLEMQVNLLRPLEDRCVTRVGGKQSRMVDFRLVTATNRNLDELMASGAFREDLFYRIHVLALEIPPLRERREDIAVIAEYHCKRLCRTYGHPFGGFSAEALRVMEDYDWPGNVRQLVHSVEFAVNMAQGGCILPAHLPAHLQSCAGGADAASGQADGQAVAALPGMTDFNLDNQEAKVIRCALKHYNGNMLQAAKALGIGRNTLYAKLRKIVPEG
- a CDS encoding 2,3-butanediol dehydrogenase, translating into MAETMQAAVWHGKKDIRVETVPVPSAPAPGWVQVKVDWCGICGSDLHEYLAGPIFIPTEAPHPLTGKQGSVILGHEFSGKVVVVGSGVTNVKVGDMVAPDACQHCGKCQPCREGRYNVCEKLAFTGLHNDGAFAPYVNVPAELCFIMPDGVSPEAGAVMEPLATGFKAVRMAGSILGLNVVVLGAGTIGLGTIMAAKAAGAGKIIVLEMSRARIAKAMECGADIVVTPKECDPVAKVKELTGGSGADVSFECIGNKHTGPLAIDVLRNTGTAIIVGIFEEPSSFNFFSLSGTDKKVMGTLAYTIEDFKGLAALMSKGVIKAENLITGKIELKDIMEKGFLELINNKDENIKILVRP